In Rhododendron vialii isolate Sample 1 chromosome 9a, ASM3025357v1, the following are encoded in one genomic region:
- the LOC131299662 gene encoding uncharacterized protein LOC131299662, which produces MNEFCKRRPPTFNGDTNPTVAEAWLKEVKVILDTLEITRDRDHVALATYQLKGEARYWWDLIKATHTIATMTFDEFKTLFLDKYFPTPLRLVKEQEFLNLKQGMMTVTQYAAKFEELSCYALAAIAMEDKKARRFEWGLTTARRVVMSQAFPTYVGALKCALRLESEEIDFKTRWRKATGNVGRPIRTQPSNNNCGPYPTKPFTPS; this is translated from the coding sequence ATGAACGAATTTTGCAAACGCCGACCTCCGACCTTCAATGGAGATACCAACCCCACCGTGGCTGAAGCATGGCTGAAGGAAGTCAAGGTGATCCTAGACACGTTAGAGATTACCCGAGATAGAGATCATGTAGCCTTAGCCACATATCaactgaagggagaagcccgttaTTGGTGGGATTTGATTAAGGCAACTcataccatagccaccatgacttTTGACGAGTTCAAGACCctgtttctcgacaagtacttCCCCACCCCTCTTCGTTTGGTCAAGGAACAAGAGTTTCTAAATCTGAAACAAGGAATGATGACCGTTACCCAATACGCGGCCAAGTTCGAGGAACTGTCCTGCTACGCCCTAGCTGCCATAGCAATGGAGGACAAGAAAGCGAGAAGGTTTGAATGGGGGCTGACAACTGCTAGAAGGGTTGTGATGTCTCAAGCCTTTCCCACTTATGTCGGTGCCTTGAAGTGTGCTCTTCGGCTGGAGAGTGAGGAAAttgacttcaaaacccgatggagaAAGGCAACAGGCAACGTCGGCAGACCAATCCGAACTCAACCTTCCAATAATAACTGCGGACCCTACCCTACCAAACCCTTTACCCCTTCCTAG